AACTAGGGAAGCGTTTCGCGCTTGTTTCGCCATCCTAGTAGAGATTGAGGGTATATTAATTCTACTCCTCCCTAATCTCCTTAGCAGTTTCCGCATTATTTGAGTCAATTAACAATGCCATTCAAAAAATAAATCATTCAGGCAGCAATTCAAGAATCGAAGCTTGTTTAATCTTCATTTCTTGAATCAAAAGGTGCATCTGTTATTGGCATCACCAGTACTTTATCAACTCGATTGCCATCCATATCCATGACTTCCAAACGTAAACCATTCCACTCAAAATGATCCGCAGCAGTAGGAATACGACCGAGTTGCATAATTACAAAGCCACCCAATGTATGATAATTGCCTCTTTGCTCGGCAGATATCTCATCAGCCTCGAACAGTTCCACAAATTCTTCAACAGACAACATCCCATCTAGCAACCAAGAACCATCTTCTCGTTGCACAATTAGCGGCTCTTCGTGCTGTTCAATTGAAGGAAGATCGCCGACTATTTCTTCTAAGATATCGTTGAGAGTAACTAATCCTTGAATAACGCCGTATTCGTCTACTACTAAGGCAATATGAGTACCAGTTTGCTTGAATAACTCTAAAACTTTCAAGCCACGAGTACTTTCTGGCACATATAATGGTTGTCGCAAAGATACAGTTAGATCAAGTGATTGACTGGCGAGACAGCGAGATAACAAATCAGTGACATGAATTACGCCTAAAGCGTGATCCAGGTCGCCTTGGCAAACTGGAAACCGAGAATGACCGCTATCGAGCATTTTTAGGCGGTTGATCTCAGAAGAATCTTCTAAATCCAGCCAGATAATATCAGGTCTTGGTGTCATTAAAGCACTAATGCGGCGATCGCCCAAGCGAAACACCCGTTCTACCATGTCTTGTTCTGCTTCCTCAAACGTCCCCGCTTCTGTACCTTGCTCGATCAAAACTTTGATTTCTTCTTCAGTTACTTGTGGGTCTGTTGATGGTTGGATGCCAATCAAACGTACTACTGTATCAGTTGAAGCACTTAAGATATGAACAATAGGGGAAGCAACCTTAGCAAACATCCGCATGGGGATGGCGAGAGCAGCAGCAATGCGTTCTGGGTTGTTTAATGCCAAGCGTTTAGGAACTAATTCGCCAATCACCAGCGTTAGATAGGTGATTAACATAATGGCTATTGTAGAAGCGATCGCATCACTATAACGCGCTAGTAAAGGAACATTTTTTAAAAGAGGCAGTAGCCTCTTAGATATCGTTCCTTCACCGAAAGCACCAGACACGATAATAATTAGTGTTATCCCCACCTGAACAGTAGCCAGAAACTGATTAGGATCGTTAGCCAGCTTCAATGCCACATTAGCTTTGGCATCTCCCTGGTTAGCCATATTTTGTAGTCGCACCTTCCGCGACGAGACAATAGCCATCTCTGACATCACAAAAATGGCACTCACGATAGTCAAAAGAAGAATAATTAAAATTTCGATAGTTGGGGACATTTCTCAAGATGCCGATGGCTCGGTAAACTGGCTACTAGGATGTAATCTTAGTATCAAAACTTAACTGTTCTAATAGAAGACCCTGAAGTTATCATACCGAGTTGCATTCCAACTACTTTACCTTTTAGCGCAATTCATCCCACGCGCAAACAAAATACCGTCTAATATTTAAATTGCCGATTTATGCGCTTTGACTATGACTACTGCTGTCAAAACTGATACTACATTTACTTCTAAACTCGTCAATGGGTTACTATCCGTTAAGCCCTTAGCAAATTTAGCCAAGCAGCAAGCTCGTACAATGATGATTAAGCGGGCAGAAAAAATTGGAGTATATTGGCGGCAAGAAGTAGAAGATTTACAAAAAATTGACTGGGATAAATACTTAGCTGAAGTAAAAAACCCCGATCTCACTTATCCTGAATACTATCTGCGGACATTCCATGCCTATGATGAAGGTAATTTAGGCTGGTTCCCTGCATTAGAGGTATCAGTTGCCGCCCGTGCTGTTCATGCTGGAATTTGGCAAGGTGCTGGTGCAGAAGGTGATGCCAAGCTACGGGAAAGTTACCATGAGGTACTGAAAAGCTCATTTACTAACGCACCTAAAGATATTTTAGATGTAGGTTGTAGTGTGGGGATGAGTACTTTTGCACTGCAAGAACTTTATCCTCAAGCAAATATTACAGGTTTAGATTTATCCCCTTACTTTTTAGCCGTTGCACAATACAACTCACAACAACGCCATGCCAATATTAAGTGGGTTAATGCTGCGGCTGAAAATACTAATTTACCAGAAGCTTCATTTGATTTAGTTTCTACATTTTTGCTGTATCACGAACTACCACAGTTTGCCAGTAAAGAGATTTTCCGTGAAATGCGACGTTTACTGCGTCCTAATGGGTATATATCCATCATGGATATGAATCCCAAATCAGAAATTTATTCTAAAATGCCGCCTTACATCTTAACTTTGCTGAAAAGTACCGAACCCTACTTGGATGAGTACTTTTCTTTTGATATTGAACAAGCGTTAATAGATGCTGGTTTTAACAAACCTATTATTACCTGTAATAGCCCACGTCACCGCACGATCATCGCACAGGTAAGTTAGGATTGCTAAAATTGTAGGCGATAGGATTAATAGGCTATTTATAGAAGTAGAGACGCGAAATTATGCGCTACGCGAACGCGTCTCTACATTATGTGCAATTAACAGATAAATTATTCCAAAAACCAGTCCCTCTAATCTCTGTAATTACGAGTAGGAGTAATTTTATGGCAATACTTTACGAAGATGAGTATGTTACTTGTGATGATGATGCTATAACCATTCATCAATACTACTTTCCTTTCGGCAGTAAGCGAATTCCCTATACAGCTATCCAGCGCATTGAAGAAGAGCCAATGGATTTGTTGATGGGAGGTTTGAGACTTTGGGGCATGGGTTTAGCACCTTATTGGTTTCATTTGGATGTGCAACGCCCAAATAAAAACCGCTTAATTGTAGTTGATTTCGGTGAGTGGATTAAAGCTGTAATTACACCCGCTAATCACAATGCTGTCATGCAAATTTTACGAGAAAAGACAACTATGTTTTAGAGCCTATCTTTCAAAATCTATTTGATGGTGAATAAACCTCTATATTTATCTGTGTCCATCTGTGTTTATCTGTGGTAAAAATCTCTTTCAACCAGTTGTCGGATAGGTTAGAAATATTCTACCTCTACACAACTGCTGGCGTATTAACTCCCAAGCGTTTAAACATTGCTTCCCTTGCCTGATTTGCCAAAGTATCATCTAACGATGAAAGTGATATTTCAGTTTGATACTTTTGCTTAAATGCTGTCTGAATTAACCAATCTGCGAGAAAGGGATTTTTGGGTAATAAGGGGCCATGAGAATAAGTGGCGATCGCATTGCGATAAAATGCTCCTTCCATCCCATCTTCCCCATTGTTGCCATACCCTTTAACCACGCGCCCCAACGCTTCCACTTTCCCTAAATAAGTTCTACCGCCATGATTTTCAAAACCAATGATTAGCGGTACACTACCCAACATTTTTTCTAAATCCTGTGCCAACTGAGATGCACTTACCTCAATCACCACATTACCAATACACCGCTTTGCATCTGCCCCAGGATGCTTAGTCACCAAATCTAACAAACCAAGTCCGTCAATGCGTTCACCCAAAGCAGGTTCATAGTAGTGTCCTAGTAGTTGAGGTGAGCCACAAGTAAACACCCCAGGCGTACCCGCTTCTAGTTTTTCCCGCATTGCATCTGCCTTGGCTCCGCTTAAATCACGCATGACAATTTCTTGCTGCCTGTCTTGTGCGCCACCACCAACGATCACGTCTACTTTGTGTATATCTTCTACAGATGCGTTTTGATCTAAGGGTAAAACTTGCACATTGTAACCCCGCCATTGTGCGCGTTGTTGTATGCAAATCACATTACCGCGATCGCCATAGGTACTCATTAAATTAGGGTACAGCCAACCAATTGTTAGTTCAAACTGCTCAGTATTCATCCTACCTCCAGCAAATATTTAAAGAATCTTACGCCCAGTTAATATTTCTCTTACTTCCAACATTGCCGAATAAGTAGGCACAATATGAAGGGTTTCATCTGCTGAAGTGTGTTCTAAAGCAGTGGCGATCGCTTCATTTAAATCTTCTTTTACAATTAAATTCAATTTACTATCTAAATTCTTTTGGCTATAACGTAGACGCAAAGCCATATCATAGACGCGATCGCCACTGACAACAATCGTCCCCCCTAACTCCACTAACTTCTCTGTATCTACATCCCAAATCCAAGATACATCTGTACCATCAGGTGTTCTGTCATTCAACACCATCAAAGTTGTAGATGCCTTACCTGCTGCTTTAATTTGATTAACAGCGCGGATAGTTTCATTCAACCCGACGGGATTTTTAGATAACAAGATTCTAACTTTTTTGCCGTTATACTCTAATTCTTCAGCACGACCAAAAGCAGCTTGAAAGTTTTTAATTGTCTCTAAAATAACCTCTTTTGCAACTCCAATTTTTTGCGCTGCCAACACAGCCGCGAGAGTATTGTATTTGTTATAAATTCCAATTAAAATCTGTGGCCATTCTCGACTATCAATTGCTAAATTGCTTTTCTTAAAACTACAACTAGGACATTTAAAATCACCCAAATGAGATAAATAAACACCTTGATAATCTAAGCGATCGCCACAACTAGGACAATAAATTGAATCTACCGCATGGGGGATTTCTTCTAAATATTCCTTTGGCTCACTCAAGCCAAAAGATAAAATATTTTGTGGTAACTGCTGACCTAAATAAGATAACGTTGGGTCGTCACCATTCAAAATTACCGCCGTTTCAGTGGGTAACTGTGCGATGACTTTTTGCCAACGCTGACTAATTAAATCTACTTCACCATATCGATCTAACTGATCGCGAAATAAATTCAAACACAAAATATACTTAGGCTGAATTTGTAGTACTACCTTGGGTAAGGCATTTTCATCTACTTCTAAGATTGCATAATCAGCTTTTAGCTTACCTGTAAGATTAGTATCATCCAGCAATGCAGTAATTAACCCATTTTGGAGATTAGCTCCTGTAGAATTATGGGTAACACGCCAGCCCGCACGCTCTAGCAGTGTTCGCAATAGCAGGGATGTTGTAGTTTTCCCATTCGTCCCAGCAATAATAATTACACCGTATTTAACTTGACGACATAGCAGCGACAGTACTTGAGGCTGAATGCGTACTGCGATCGTACCTGGGAGAACACTCGCTGCTCCCAAACGTAATAATCTAATCGCAGATGTAATCGTTTTTGCAGCAAATACTGCGAGACTTAGCTGCACTCTGTCTATCGGTTTGATTCCCACACCTACATCCTTAACTATCCCAACACCTAGCAGCGAAGCCGTGCCTTACTATTTTTAACATTGCCAAGTGATAAAATCCTTGAAATTGGCTCAGTCGCATCAAGCGCGATGATTCAAATCAAAGACTGGGGCAAATTTTACCCTACCTGACTGTAGCAGATATCTACCATTGAGCATAATTACTTGTTTATAGCAGTAGGGGCGGGTTGACAGAACAGCTTATATTCATATCAACAATAGTCATAAACCCGCCCTTACTTTCTGTTGTATGAGGCTGTATAAAGATTAGACATCGACACAAATTAAAGGTGCGTTACCTAATAACCCTTGTAGAGAGGTACCATGTTATGTTTCTACTTTCATTGGTACGTCTCTACATTCATTTCAGGTACTTAATAAAAAGTGACACTGCTTTTTAACCAACAGTGCCACTTTTTATTAGTGCTTAATTATTTTTGATTCAGCACGTAAAATGTTGAATTTACCACAAAGCTCTCACAGGGCGAGATTGTACTCGGCGAGTAGTATTTACCGTAGTATTAGACGGCTGAGTGGTTGTAGGCGATACAGTAGTAGTTTGAGAAATAGAAGTACGGCTTTCTACTACAGTTGAGTCGCTATTTTGACCCATCATCTCTGGCTGACCTGTAGTACCGATACTATTATTGTTAGTCATCATGGTAGATTGCTGTGTTCCATTTACTAATGAAACAGTAGTACTTCCACCATTCATCATTACAGAAACGTTCATCCCTGGAACTAGATTTAAGCGGTCTATATCGGCTCTACTAAGTACTACATCTCTGGTTGAACCGTCGGGCATCGTGATAGTCAGGACATCACCAACAATACTTCTCACCGTACCGTTCATCATCCCAGTAGATGCCATATTGTTATTTGCCGTTTCGATAAAGACATCCCCGTTACTACCGCTAGTCATTGACCTAGCGGTAACTATCATTCCTTCTCGTAGGTTGAGTTGTGTCCTTTGCTCTTTGCTAACTGTAACTGAACGGGTTGTACCGTCAGGTAATTCCAAGGTGACAACATCGCCAACAATATTTCTGATGACACCTCTCATCCCTTGCTGAGACATCATGTCCATGCTAGTATTAGCTGCCATTGCACTGCTATTCATCCCACTAGCTAAGGCAACGGTTGTATTGCCGTTACTGCCCATTGTCGCAACGATGGGCATTCCAATTTGCAAGTTTAATCTTTGGGAATCTGCTCTAGAAATGGTGATATCTCTCAGTTCACCACTAGCTAAACGTATCCTGATGGTATCACCAACTATACTAACGACAGTGCCTTGAACTGATTGTCCGGCTGTCATATTAACCGTAGTAGTTCCTGTCTGACTCATCTGGTTAGAAGTTTGAGCCATAACTGGATAGCCAGAGATGGCAAACAGCAACAACGACAGACTTGTACCACCGACTATCTTTATTTTTTGAAAACTCATTGCAACCTCACCAAAGAAAAAGTTTTTTTATAGATAAATCTGTCGATTGAGTCCTTCAGTAGCAAGCCATCGTCTAGACCCTAATCAACTACCAATAATAAGCTTGATGGTTAAAAAATATCTCTGCCTAGAGGCATTAGTCATTAGTCGTATAACAGCAGTTAAAATTGGAGGCTTTAATCAAGAAAAACATTAACAATTGAGCTTAGTAAACCAGCCTTAAGCCATAAATTACATCTATAAAAAGAAGGATGTATAAAACTTACACCTTATATAGATTTAACTTGCTATCATGGAAAAGTAAAAATTGTTTAAGAAATAATAAATTTAACAGCAATGATTAAAGGTAATTTGGGATTTAAAAGCTGCTTATTGTTAGGCTTAAGTGCAGCAGTATTACTTTGCTCGGTTCAGCAACAGGTTACTGCTACCCCAACAACTACCACGACAACTAATCAAGAAACAAGACCTCTGACAAATTTGCCTCCTATTGAGGAACCAGGGCCACTTCTACCTTATAAAGAACCATCATCTGTTAATAAGGATCAGAAAGCATCATCTGTTACTCCCAAGTTGGCTACTCAGTTAGTGATTAAGCTAAGTGAACGCCGAGTATATGTTTATCAAAAAAATCAAGTTCTCGCTAAATATCCCATTGCTATTGGTAGAACAAAATGGGAAACTCCTAAAGGTAATTTTAAAGTTTTTCACAAGGAACGCAATCCAGCTTGGGAAAATCCGTTTACAGGTAAGGTTATTTCTTCAGGGCCAGATAATCCTTTAGGGGTTGCTTGGATTGGTTTCTGGAGTGATGGACGCAATCAAATTGGATTTCATGGCACTCCGCAGGAAAACTTAGTAGGGCAGGCAGTTTCTCACGGTTGTGTGCGGATGCGTAACAAAGATGTTACAGCTTTATTTGAGCAGGTGGAAATAGGTACACCTGTTAAAGTACAACAATAAGTTTTGGTTAAAACGGATTTTCCATTTTTTTCGTTGGGTTATACGCTCCGCCCAGACTATGCCAAAGAAAAACCTTAACCCATTAGTTATAGCAACCGTCAAGGCAGTTAGGACAAAATATATTCCGAAAGGCTTGGTAAAAAAGGCTTTTAAAAAAGCTGACCGTGCAGATAGCGGAGTGCTAACCGCTATAACATCAAGCGTATTGCCTTAAAAGCAACTTTTAAGTGCCGATAGATATCTAAAAAAATTAGGGTGGGTAATGCCCGCCCTAAATAATTAGATGACACATTTTTTTATCTTTACTTCAAGCCAACTTAATTAACTACCTGTGCAACGTTCAAACCATTGTTCGTAAGTTTGTTTTAACTGCGGATCTTCTAATACTAATTCTACGCGCACCTTAGCGCAGCCATGATGACGTTGTAGTGCGATCGCATTTAAAAATAAACTAGCACTTTTAGGAGACTTAAATTCTCCACTGACTGCGCCTTCATTAGTTGGCTTCGTTGTTGAAGTTCCGTTCCCGCTGCCAGAAATTAACTCACTTATGTCCAAGCCATTTAAATCTTCACCATTTAAAACAATTTCTGCTAGGTGTTTGTGTTCAGGGTTAACTTGTTCAACAATTAATTTTTCGTACCGAACTGGCACTTGAACCATGCGGGTTTCAATAACTTTACGAACAACTACTTCGCCGACTTTGCGTTTGTTGCGGTCAACAATTAATCGTTCTTCTAATAAACGAATAACTTCTTCTTCAACAATGTCAGTCTCATGAGATAACAAAGATTCCTCAATATCCATATCATGTTCCTGTTGGTGATGTTCCGGTGCTGTTATATTTTGTGTATCAGGCGCATGAAACCGTATTTCAGGTACAATATCGGCTTTAACATCCAAAAGATTGGAAGAGCTATTATCGTTAGCTGGAATAACGTTTTGATCAATTACTTGAGGTACGGTGGTTTGTGGGCTTGGCGAGTTAACTATCCCTAACTCTAAGCTAGTTTGTGGCAGGGAATATTCAGGCAAATTAGCTACTTCAGCTTTGGTAATATCTACAAACAGCATTTTAGTGCCAGAGTCAACTTGCTGTATGTGTTTACTTCTTAATAAAACCCAGCGTAGTTCACCTTCACTTTCACTCTGAGCAATAACTAAGTTTAGTTGACGTTCTCGGTCAAGTTTGACATCTTTGACTTCGCCAAGATAGTAGCCACCCTTGCCTAGAACTGCGAAATTGTTTAGTTTATTTCTCAGCTTGTCTAATAGTACTTTAATCCGCAGATTATGTTTTCCAGGTTCAATTTTGTTGGGAGAAATTTGGCTATTCATTTTCAGTTCTGTTAAAAATTTTTTAAACTAAAGAGTATTTGATTTTATGGAATAGTGCAGGTAGAGCTTGATATTTGCCCCACCTGCACTATTTTTAAACACTCATACCCAGGTGCATCAACTTGTTACTTAGTAATAATTAAAAAAGTTAAAAGTGACAAGTTCATTGTTTACTAGCAACTGGGGATGAATTGATCGCATAGAGCAATTGGGTTAACCAATTTGTTTAGATGAGGTCAGAGGAGCGAACATTAGGACGATTATCTAAAACCGGAGTTCCCTGAGTATTAACATCTAATTCTTCACGGCGAATTGTTTCTTCAGCATTAACTGTATCGCGATCAACTTCTTTTCTTACTCGAACTTCTTCGCGTACAAAAGCTTCTTTATGGATGTCAGGAGTTTCTTCGTAGACTTCAATGCGGGCAACTTCCCCTTCAGTGAAGTTAGCTTCGCCTGTAGTAACTACAGTACTACCCTCTACTGGAGTGGTACGTTCAATTACAACTCGTTCTTTTTCAATGGGTACAGAAACGCTACGAGTTTCTGTTTCTATGTGTTTGCCAACTGTTACTTCACCAGTCTTCATGCGTCTTTTGCTGGCAATTAACCGTTCTTCGTACAGTCGTAGGTTTTGATGATTTTGCTCATTCAGTCCGTATAATGACTGCTCTTGCTGGTAATTATAGGTGTTGCGGTCAAAACTTCCAGTGATGGGTTGAGCAGAAGTGGTGCTAGAAACTGATGTTGCTGTTGTGCCAGAAGTTTGAGGACGATATAAGCCTCTTACGCTTTCTTCGTAATCATAATCAACTTTTTGATTTTCGCTGAATTCAGGCAGCTTTTCAGCTTGCTCGCGAGTCATGCCAATCGCATAAACCCGTTTTTCGCTATAGCTAATGCGTGAACGACCAATGGGCAGTAAAACTTTTTTACCGAAAATCAAAAATCCTAGATCAACAATTAGATAACGAAAATGACCTTCTTCATCTACTAGAATATCTTTGATGGAACCAACTTTTTCATTGTTTGTATCGCTATAAACATCGAAATTGGTGATGTCTTCACCACCAGCGATGTCACGATAATTATTATCAAGTTCTGTGAGTTTTACTAGGGTCATAATTATTATTCCTCATTTGTTTTTATAGCTACATCCTATGAAATTATGCTTTCTAAATTCATCTTTCTATTAGAAGATCTGATAAAGACTAACCCCTACCGCTAAGGGTGTACTAAAAAAAATGTCTCATCAAGCTTGGTTGTCCAGGGTAGAGCGAAATCGCGCGATCGCAGTTATCCGTGCAAATCAACAGGAAATAGCCTACCAAATGGCTCTCTCTGTGGCAGCAGGGGGGATGCAGTTGATTGAAATTACCTGGAATACTCACAAATCAGTTGAAGTAATTAGTCAGTTGCGTTCAGAATTCCCAGAATTAGTAATTGGTACTGGCACGCTGTTAAATATGGAACAACTGCAAAGTGCGATCGCCTCTGGCGCACAATTCCTTTTTACTCCTCATGTAGATATTGCCATGATCAAGACGGCTGTAAATGCAGGAGTGCCAATTATTCCTGGCGCACTGACTCCGACAGAAATTGTTCACGCTTGGAATGCTGGCGCTAGTTGTGTGAAGGTGTTTCCCGTTCAAGCGGTGGGTGGTGTTAACTATATTAAAAGCTTACAAGCACCGTTGGGTAAAATTCCTTTAATCCCAACAGGGGGGGTAACACTTGACAATGCTAAAGCATTTCTGGATGCTGGTGCGATCGCTGTAGGGGTTGCAGGTGATTTATTTCCTCAACACTTAGTTGCGGATCAAGATTGGAATGCGATCGCACAACGGGCGCGAACTCTCATCCATCTTGTTAATGATTAAATGAGTTAGTCTATGTTACAAAAAAATGAGCGCATAATTATAGTAGAAAAATTCAAAACTTCAATGAACAGCTTGATTTCATCCACTTGGCTACGCCGCCCACAAGTTTTTTTGGTAGGTACAGTACTGCTCTTTACAGCTTTCTGTGCTTTGCCTAATCCCTCTTTGGCAAAAAGCAAGCCCAAGCCGCGTGCAGTGCCTTCTAAAATCCAGTCAATGCAACAATCTCATCAAAAATGGATTCAAATCAACCTTTCAAAACAACGTTTGATTGCTTGGAAAGGTAACAAACCTGTTTACGCTATTGTTATTTCTTCGGGGAAGAAATCAACGCCAACGCGCCGAGGGACTTTTGCTGTTCAATATAAAGCAGTTACAACACGAATGAAAGGCACTGATTACGATGTCCCCGATGTGCCTTATGTGATGTTTTACAACGCTAACTATGCGATTCATGGTGCATACTGGCATCGTCGCTTTGGAACTCCAGTTAGTCATGGTTGCACCAATTTAGCAGTCAATCATGCTAAATGGTTATTCAAATGGGCTTCGGTGGGTACACCAGTCATCATCAATTAATTCCCCAAACATGAAATTGTTAAATTTTATTGCAATAAATTTCTGTTGTTTAATATAAATAATTTCCTCAATCTCAGGAATTGGAATACTCAGACAGGAGGTATTAAATCATGGACAATTTAATTCGCTGTTTTTGGTTACGTCGAAAAGGAACTATTTGGGCAAGTGTCACCCTGCTGCTTGTCGCATTATTTTCGTGGTCAACACCAGTTATAGCAGCCTCAAAGTCGAGTAAGATGATTAAGACAGCTAACACTAATAGTGCCAAGCCCTGGATAAAAGTTGATCTATCATCTCAACGATTAACTGTTTTAAAAGGTAAGAAACGTCTTTATTCTGTAGCGATATCCAGTGGTAAGCGTTCTACACCCACACTTACCGGAACTTTTCGGGTTCAATCTAAATACCGTACCAAACGTATGCGCGGTGCGGACTACGACGTTTCAAATGTACCTTACGCTATGTTCTATTCTGGAGGTTATGCAATTCATGGAGCTTACTGGCACAATAAATTTGGCACACCAGTTAGCCACGGCTGCGTTAATTTACCAGTTGGTGCAGCGCGAAGAGTATTCAATTTAGCTAAAGTAGGCACAAAAGTAGTTGTACAAAAATAACCTACTTTCCTATACCAATTCTGAAAATAAGTTTGGGCAAATATTTGGATGTAGAGACGTACTAGGGTACGTCTCTACATCGTCTGTATCGAGCAAAATAGAAATTGTATAAGTTTTTTTAATAGGATTTACGCAGGTTGAAAGAGTCAAATAGTACCAAAATGCTGATTATTTAAGGATTTTTCCCATTCACCAATCACCAGTTCCCAGTCCCAAAACCCTGAATATTTGGTAAAAATGCGTAAGTCCTGTTTAAATTTGATACCAAGCGGTTAAAGCTACAGCCAAAGCATCAGCCGCATCATCTGGCTTAGGTATTTGCTCTAAATTCAACTCCTGTGCAACCGCTTCTTGTACCTCGTGCTTATCAGCATTTCCCCTGCCAGTAAGGGCTTGTTTAATTTGAGCGGGTGTAAATTCTACAAATGGAACTTTGTGTTGACCCAAGACTAAGATCATTACTCCACGGGCTTGTGCTACTGCAATTGTGTTACCCATACGATAGAAGAAGAGTTTTTCAATTGCTACTAAATCCGGTTGCAATTGCTCCATTAATGTGTGGAGATCATCGTATATAGTGCAAAGTCTCACTCCCATTTCTGTCTTTGCTTGCGTTTGGATAACGCCAAAATCTAATAGCGTTACTGGATTGGATACTACATTGGCTATCCTTGTTGCACTGCTAGAGGTTGTCACAGCTAGTGATGGAGATGTTTGGCAGATAATAGCTCCAAATCCTAAAATTGCCAGTCCTGGGTCTAGTCCTAAAATGCGCTTTTCCATACACATTACTATATGAAAATGTTGCTCTCTTTCAATACTTATTGTCCTGTGCGATCGCTCAAGCAACTGTACTCTAATTAGAGTCACATGAGCTAACGTTGCTTTGGTTACATCTCAAGCCTGATGCCAAAATGTATGCTTTTGGATAAATAAGTTTTATGGCAATAACGCTACACAGCCTATCAAATCCAGCCTTTGTTATGATTTGTTACACCAAAGCGCGTTAGAGTTATTCCCACCTTTTTATTTTTCAGGAATTGGCAATGTCAATTGGTATATTCAAACAAGCCCTACGCTCTATGCAGCAAGAGTCGCGGATTAATTGGGAGTTTAAGCCTAGAACACCCCAGCGCGTCCACAGATGGTTTAAGTGGTTATCCCCTGGACTGCTGGTAAAACGCTGGTTACTCTTAAGTGCGGGCGGCGTTCTGCTGACAAGCTTGGGTGTGGCAATTTGGGTGAAGTTAACGCCTATTTCCTGGTTGATTCAGTCTATTGGAAAAATTTTAGAGCAAGTTGCCACGATTGTCCCTAGTTATGTATCAGGCCCGATCGCGCTACTTAGTGGTTTGTTTTTAATATTTTGGGGACAAACTCGTTCTTTAGGAGCAATTACAGAGGTATTAAGACCAGACGGC
This region of Oculatellaceae cyanobacterium genomic DNA includes:
- the ruvC gene encoding crossover junction endodeoxyribonuclease RuvC — protein: MEKRILGLDPGLAILGFGAIICQTSPSLAVTTSSSATRIANVVSNPVTLLDFGVIQTQAKTEMGVRLCTIYDDLHTLMEQLQPDLVAIEKLFFYRMGNTIAVAQARGVMILVLGQHKVPFVEFTPAQIKQALTGRGNADKHEVQEAVAQELNLEQIPKPDDAADALAVALTAWYQI
- a CDS encoding bifunctional 4-hydroxy-2-oxoglutarate aldolase/2-dehydro-3-deoxy-phosphogluconate aldolase codes for the protein MSHQAWLSRVERNRAIAVIRANQQEIAYQMALSVAAGGMQLIEITWNTHKSVEVISQLRSEFPELVIGTGTLLNMEQLQSAIASGAQFLFTPHVDIAMIKTAVNAGVPIIPGALTPTEIVHAWNAGASCVKVFPVQAVGGVNYIKSLQAPLGKIPLIPTGGVTLDNAKAFLDAGAIAVGVAGDLFPQHLVADQDWNAIAQRARTLIHLVND
- a CDS encoding L,D-transpeptidase, producing the protein MNSLISSTWLRRPQVFLVGTVLLFTAFCALPNPSLAKSKPKPRAVPSKIQSMQQSHQKWIQINLSKQRLIAWKGNKPVYAIVISSGKKSTPTRRGTFAVQYKAVTTRMKGTDYDVPDVPYVMFYNANYAIHGAYWHRRFGTPVSHGCTNLAVNHAKWLFKWASVGTPVIIN
- a CDS encoding DUF2382 domain-containing protein — translated: MTLVKLTELDNNYRDIAGGEDITNFDVYSDTNNEKVGSIKDILVDEEGHFRYLIVDLGFLIFGKKVLLPIGRSRISYSEKRVYAIGMTREQAEKLPEFSENQKVDYDYEESVRGLYRPQTSGTTATSVSSTTSAQPITGSFDRNTYNYQQEQSLYGLNEQNHQNLRLYEERLIASKRRMKTGEVTVGKHIETETRSVSVPIEKERVVIERTTPVEGSTVVTTGEANFTEGEVARIEVYEETPDIHKEAFVREEVRVRKEVDRDTVNAEETIRREELDVNTQGTPVLDNRPNVRSSDLI
- a CDS encoding L,D-transpeptidase, whose product is MDNLIRCFWLRRKGTIWASVTLLLVALFSWSTPVIAASKSSKMIKTANTNSAKPWIKVDLSSQRLTVLKGKKRLYSVAISSGKRSTPTLTGTFRVQSKYRTKRMRGADYDVSNVPYAMFYSGGYAIHGAYWHNKFGTPVSHGCVNLPVGAARRVFNLAKVGTKVVVQK